A part of Gramella sp. MAR_2010_147 genomic DNA contains:
- a CDS encoding GNAT family N-acetyltransferase: MIRKAQINELEEIKKLTEACAQAMIKLQIFQWNEHYPSLEKLRNDILKEELYVCVSSSEIIGIIVITEVMDEEYIPVEWLSKTNNNIYIHRLATHPDFWGQGYAQKLMDFAENFARKNDFESVRLDTFSKNDRNQRFYEARGYQRLDNIYFPKQSEHPFYCYELLI, translated from the coding sequence ATGATCAGGAAAGCACAAATAAATGAACTTGAGGAAATAAAAAAACTCACAGAAGCTTGCGCCCAGGCAATGATAAAATTGCAAATTTTTCAGTGGAATGAACATTATCCATCCCTGGAAAAACTGCGCAATGATATTCTAAAAGAAGAACTATATGTATGCGTTAGTAGCTCCGAAATTATTGGAATCATTGTTATTACTGAAGTCATGGACGAAGAATATATTCCAGTAGAATGGCTAAGCAAGACAAACAATAATATCTATATACATCGACTCGCCACGCATCCCGATTTCTGGGGACAGGGATACGCTCAAAAACTCATGGATTTTGCTGAAAATTTTGCCAGGAAAAATGATTTTGAATCGGTAAGACTGGACACATTCAGTAAGAACGACCGTAACCAGCGTTTTTATGAAGCCAGAGGTTATCAAAGATTAGATAATATTTACTTTCCTAAGCAAAGTGAACATCCATTTTATTGTTATGAATTGCTTATTTAA
- a CDS encoding MATE family efflux transporter, with protein sequence MENSVSFKNINKIAIPAIIAGIAEPLISLTDIAVIGNVDNNSIEALAAAGIVGSFLSAIIWIVAQTKTAISAIVSQHLGANRLHAVKTLIPQAIFFNFLFSLLIYGLTAFFAEAIFGAYNAEGLILQYSEDYYQIRALGYPLTLVTFAIFGVFRGLQNTLWAMKCSLTGAVVNVALDYLLVYGIDGIIPPLHLKGAAYASLAAQGTMLIMALWFFFKKTPFHLKLSFNINPRMKGLLLMAANLFVRTAALNFAIYLANAYATDYGKNFIAAQSILMNIWLFFSFFIDGYANAGNAIGGKLLGAMDYRNLWELSKKISKYAVFIALILMGICALFYDEIGLLFNKETSVLALFSSVFWIVLLMQPVNAIAFMFDGIFKGLGEAKYLRNVLLVATFLGFTPALLISDYFGLKLYGIWIAFFVWMLIRSSTLVIYFRRKYLQKEV encoded by the coding sequence TTGGAAAATTCAGTTAGTTTTAAAAATATCAATAAAATTGCCATTCCGGCGATCATTGCAGGAATTGCAGAACCCCTTATCTCCCTTACCGATATTGCCGTAATTGGAAATGTAGATAATAATTCTATTGAAGCACTGGCGGCAGCCGGAATTGTAGGTTCTTTTCTATCAGCCATCATCTGGATCGTAGCCCAGACAAAAACTGCGATCTCTGCTATCGTTTCTCAGCATTTAGGTGCAAATCGCCTGCATGCGGTAAAAACACTCATCCCGCAAGCTATATTTTTCAATTTTCTTTTTAGCTTGCTAATTTATGGGTTAACCGCATTCTTTGCAGAAGCCATATTTGGCGCCTATAATGCAGAAGGTTTAATACTTCAATATTCTGAAGATTATTATCAAATTCGGGCTTTAGGTTATCCCTTGACACTGGTGACTTTTGCGATATTTGGCGTTTTTAGAGGTCTGCAGAATACACTTTGGGCTATGAAATGCAGTTTGACCGGAGCTGTTGTCAACGTTGCGCTGGATTATCTGCTTGTTTATGGAATTGACGGCATAATACCTCCACTTCATCTAAAAGGAGCCGCATATGCCAGTTTAGCTGCTCAGGGAACTATGCTCATCATGGCCTTGTGGTTCTTCTTCAAAAAGACCCCTTTTCATTTAAAACTGAGTTTCAATATCAATCCACGTATGAAAGGACTTCTCCTTATGGCTGCCAACCTTTTTGTACGAACGGCTGCCTTGAATTTTGCCATTTATCTTGCCAACGCCTATGCTACAGATTATGGTAAAAATTTTATTGCAGCGCAAAGTATCCTGATGAATATCTGGCTCTTTTTTAGCTTTTTTATTGATGGATATGCAAACGCAGGAAACGCCATTGGTGGAAAATTGCTGGGAGCCATGGACTATCGGAATTTATGGGAACTTAGTAAGAAGATAAGCAAGTATGCAGTTTTTATTGCTCTGATATTAATGGGAATTTGCGCCCTGTTCTATGATGAAATCGGTCTGCTGTTCAATAAAGAAACCAGCGTGCTGGCTTTATTCTCTTCAGTATTCTGGATCGTACTTCTCATGCAACCCGTTAACGCGATCGCTTTTATGTTCGACGGAATTTTCAAAGGTCTGGGAGAAGCAAAATATCTACGGAATGTACTTTTGGTGGCTACCTTTTTAGGATTTACCCCGGCACTTCTCATTTCAGATTATTTCGGATTGAAATTATACGGAATCTGGATTGCATTTTTCGTCTGGATGCTTATTAGAAGTAGCACCCTGGTTATTTATTTCCGAAGAAAATACCTCCAGAAGGAAGTTTAG